One genomic segment of Gottschalkia acidurici 9a includes these proteins:
- a CDS encoding ABC transporter substrate-binding protein gives MKKNSTFKIALFICMAMIAFVGCSSSPAEEKLSEEKTITINDVRGEVEIPEKPQRIVDLSGNSDILSILGYKVTGTANSDAYDYKKFPSYLEDTLKGATILGYSMQDTMDVEAIMNLNPDLIIISTVQEKMYDQLSNIAPTVMVQLEALDWKEDMKALGKVFNKLDVAEEWLEKYDVKAKETGEKIKETYGEDTSYLAFLASGGQFYVFDGAGFGSVLYQDMGLSKPEGMPEQNDISLPVVTYEGLASIKSDYIFAIATDEDLETLKANPIWNNLPQVKEGKVIHLGASPYFNQGYSPIGRDLLLDEIVEMLNETK, from the coding sequence ATGAAAAAAAATTCAACTTTTAAAATAGCTTTATTTATCTGTATGGCAATGATTGCTTTTGTAGGTTGTTCAAGCAGTCCAGCTGAAGAAAAATTAAGTGAAGAAAAAACTATAACTATAAATGACGTTAGAGGAGAAGTTGAAATTCCAGAGAAACCTCAGAGAATAGTAGACTTAAGTGGTAATAGTGATATTTTATCAATTTTAGGATATAAGGTAACAGGAACTGCAAATAGTGATGCTTACGACTATAAAAAATTTCCTTCATACTTAGAAGATACATTAAAGGGTGCTACTATACTTGGATATAGTATGCAAGACACTATGGATGTTGAGGCCATAATGAACTTAAATCCTGACTTAATTATTATATCTACTGTACAAGAAAAAATGTATGATCAATTAAGTAATATAGCCCCAACAGTTATGGTTCAGTTAGAAGCATTAGATTGGAAAGAAGACATGAAAGCATTAGGAAAAGTATTTAATAAATTAGATGTTGCTGAAGAATGGCTGGAAAAATATGATGTAAAAGCAAAAGAAACTGGAGAGAAAATAAAAGAAACTTATGGTGAGGATACAAGCTATTTAGCATTTTTAGCAAGTGGTGGACAATTCTATGTATTTGATGGGGCTGGATTTGGTAGTGTATTATATCAAGACATGGGATTAAGTAAACCAGAAGGTATGCCAGAACAAAATGATATAAGTTTACCTGTTGTTACTTACGAAGGATTAGCTTCAATAAAATCAGATTATATATTTGCTATTGCAACAGATGAAGATTTAGAAACACTTAAAGCAAATCCTATTTGGAACAACTTACCTCAAGTAAAAGAAGGAAAAGTTATTCATCTAGGAGCTTCACCTTATTTTAATCAAGGATATAGCCCTATAGGAAGAGATCTACTTTTAGATGAGATTGTGGAGATGTTAAATGAAACAAAATAG
- a CDS encoding FecCD family ABC transporter permease encodes MKQNSIKAFVSFNIIFLIIGLFLAITLGATNIGISDIWNSIFNYTETLDLMTIRDVRIPRVLSVLFTGGILGAVGAMIQGVTRNPIAEPSLLGVSQGATLVIAIFYAIGITINTTNVMIASLIGAVFSGLIVIGFLTRQTKGSSITKILLAGTAISTFFISLTTIIGLLSNQSQFIAFWVSGGFRNATWSDFKLVMVVGTIGLILAMLLSKKINILSLGDDVAISLGEKPEKIRLLTFIIMIPMCAAAVAVGKNIGFVGLIMPQIVRKYLVRTI; translated from the coding sequence ATGAAACAAAATAGTATAAAAGCTTTTGTAAGCTTCAATATTATATTTTTAATAATTGGTTTGTTCCTAGCTATTACGCTAGGAGCAACTAATATTGGAATTTCAGATATATGGAACAGTATATTTAACTATACTGAAACTCTTGATCTCATGACAATTAGAGATGTGCGTATACCAAGAGTTCTCTCTGTACTATTTACTGGAGGGATTTTGGGCGCAGTTGGAGCTATGATTCAGGGGGTTACAAGAAATCCAATAGCAGAACCTTCTCTACTAGGGGTTAGTCAAGGAGCAACCTTAGTTATAGCTATTTTTTATGCAATAGGAATAACAATAAATACTACAAATGTTATGATTGCTTCACTAATTGGAGCTGTATTTAGCGGGCTAATAGTAATAGGTTTTCTAACAAGGCAAACAAAGGGCAGTTCTATTACGAAGATACTTTTGGCAGGTACTGCTATTAGTACTTTTTTTATTTCACTAACAACTATAATAGGACTTTTATCAAATCAATCTCAATTTATTGCATTTTGGGTTTCAGGTGGATTTAGAAATGCAACTTGGTCAGATTTTAAATTAGTTATGGTTGTTGGAACAATAGGATTAATTTTAGCAATGTTATTATCAAAGAAAATAAACATACTTAGTTTAGGTGATGATGTGGCAATTAGTCTTGGAGAAAAACCAGAAAAAATCAGATTATTGACATTTATTATAATGATACCAATGTGTGCTGCGGCTGTAGCAGTTGGAAAAAACATAGGATTTGTAGGATTAATAATGCCACAAATAGTAAGAAAATATTTGGTGAGGACTATATAA
- a CDS encoding iron chelate uptake ABC transporter family permease subunit, whose amino-acid sequence MCCGCSSWKKHRICRINNATNSKKIFGEDYIKNIPLSFLLGAVLLVYSDIAARLIYSPYEVPIGIFTALIGVPFFIVVARKERG is encoded by the coding sequence GTGTGCTGCGGCTGTAGCAGTTGGAAAAAACATAGGATTTGTAGGATTAATAATGCCACAAATAGTAAGAAAATATTTGGTGAGGACTATATAAAGAATATACCATTATCATTCTTATTAGGTGCAGTTCTTTTAGTTTATTCAGACATAGCTGCAAGACTTATATATAGTCCTTATGAAGTGCCAATTGGAATATTTACAGCACTAATTGGAGTTCCCTTCTTTATAGTTGTTGCGAGAAAGGAGCGAGGCTAA